ctcttttgtgtcTCTCTTTCGTTTTGCTTTCCTCGACTGTCGCTCCGTCTTCCTCGTACTAAACTAAATTCGCCCCATGTTCGATCTTCCCCATCAATGGTTTTCATCTTCACTGAAATCCCGGtgatctttttcatttctttttacagCGGCCCGACTTCTTGAGTAAGGGGGTTTCTTAACTATCTCTTGCTCGGAGGTTCTTCATAACTACAAGCTGCTGATGCGGAAGCATGGATTGATGTTCTTCGCTCCTTTCGTTGGCGTCGGCAGCATCCTTTCTACCCATCTTTGAGTGGGTTTccagtttcttttgtttttgtagcCTCTTTGTTCTCTGTATCAGGGTAGGCTAGCTGGTGCTCCGTGGCAGCTGTTTaggccttcttttcttttgctgttgCTTGTTTCTGCTTTATTTTACCTTTGCCCCTTTCCACTCACTTTAGGTGCGTTTGGAAAGATTTGTGTTTGGGAAAATGTAAAGCCTTTGAGTTggtattttccaaaatgcaaattgtgtttgataaaatttattctaaaagttCATTGTGAAATATCTTTGAGGAAACTagtatttgggaaaattatatTTGCCAAGCCTTttgttattcaaaaaaaaaaaaaaaagagttgacgAGGAGCAAGCGGTCCAACGAAGGGTGGGCAGTTTGATGCAAGCCATTCGACAAAGATAGGTGGTCTAGTGAGGGTTGCGTGACCCTCTGCCGAGTGGTGTGGCGATTGCAGGATCCAGATTGCGCGGCCTCAGTGGAGGTTGCAACGCGTCGGGCAATCCTCCAGCGAGGGTCGCAGCGACTGAATCTGAAGTCGCGACCCATCTGGTTGCAGATGACCTTCGACCACCTCCGCAACGAGGTTGTGGGTCCCCGAGGTTGCGACGACGCTCGTGGCGACCTAGGCGAGTGAGGTGGAGCAGGTTGCGTGCTACGACCCAGATGACCTCCGCGAACTAGATCTGGGTCGTGAAGAGGTCTTAGCCTTAGGTTGCCTAAGGTCACGACGAGTGTGACCGTCGCAACCTAGAACCCAAATCTGTGTTGTGGCGAGGTGGCGGAGGTTGTGCGCCACAACCCAAGCGACCTCCGCCACCTCCGCGACCTAGGCACGTGACCTTCGCCACCTCGCCGTGACCCAAATCTGGACCGCGCGATTGGTCAGCAACGATTGCTAGGGTGTCACGACCACGCCGGCCTCTCTTGCCCATCGCCGACCCATCACAACGCCTCGCCAACCTctctgatgaagaagaagatgaacggtgCCCAGCCATTcccaaaatgctgaaagcccacttgggctttcagcctttaGAATGCCAACATTCCTTCAAGGTGAGTATTATTGGGTGTTTCCAAACACCTAATATTTGGGCAAATGGGCTTTGAATTCCCAAAGAGCTTTGCAAAGGGTTCCCCAATGCAGCCTTTGACTCTTTTCTCTATGAGTGCAAGTTTCTGGGACCTAACTTTTGCTGTATAGACTTTCCGATTGGAagtcaatatattcttaccttataccttttaccaaaaaaaaaaaatgatgaagagaTGCGCGTTCGAATGTTACGCCAGTTCAAAGCGCAAGCGCACCCTCTTTCGCAGCTCGTTCGAATTTTGCGGGTCGCAGTTAAACGGAGAAGAGAACGACAAGACGTGTTCAGCTAGTCATGCATTgatcgagagagaaagaggaaaatcttttagatttaTCATCATTCTACAACGCTAACTAACGCTAAGGAATGAATTCAATCGGCCTCTTGCAATCCGCCGATCACGACGGACCCCACGATCAGCCCCGCCGCCCCCACCAGGAGCCCCCGGCCACCACCGCCTGCACCGCCACGAGCCCCACCGAGTCGTCCGGGATCAGCACCACCGCCGCGAGGGCCGCCACCAGGATGGGCAGCGAGGCGGAGGCCAGCGCCGAGGGGGAGGCCGCGGCGGCCCGCTCCAGCAGGCTGAGCAGCCCCAGCTCCTCCGCCTTGGAGAACACCCCGAGCTTCTCGATGGAGGAGAGGGTGAGCCCCAGGTCCTCGGCCTTGGACAGCAGGCCCGCCTTCTCGACGTTGCTCAGGACCTTGCGCTTCTCGAGCTTCTTGAACACGTCCACGTCCACCTCCTCGCTCCCTTCGAAGAAGATCCCCGGCCCGTACCAGTCCTTCTTCCAGCCCTCGTCGTACTTGTTCACCTGCCCATCACAGAGAACATCAATGGCGTCGCTTCGTCCACCTCATCAGCGCAAAAATCCCAAGCTCTCACGAGTACAGACCTCAAACGGAGCAACGAGGATGCGAGAAGTACCTTCTTCTTGGGAGCCATGGCGACAATGGTCAGGGCCTTTCTGGCgggggaggtggcggcggcggagcggcgggagaaggaggagagagggctgCGGCGCCTGAGCCCGGAGAGGGAAGCGGCCGGCGACGGAGTAGCGACGGCCATCGGCGGTGGTTCAGCGATCGCCTGCGAgttctggagagagagagaaagaaacagagagcTTGCGCTTCTTGGTGGAGATGGGGTGGGGGAGAGCGCGAGCGAATCGGATGGTGATGCGATGTGCCACGTCGGACAGTGGTTGGAGGCCGCGCGCAGCCAGAGATTTTCCGTCTCCTTTCCCCCCCATAATCTCATTCGGGCGCCGTCCGTCGCTCCCATTGGTCACTCATTTATCCTCCCTCctctttataaaaataataaaaattataaaatgaatgaaatgaaaatagtaTCCACAGATATGTTCAATATTAGAaataaattgcatagcatataatttagATTAAGCGAATTCTTGGCCTATGAGATACTCCAAGGATGGgaaatttcttgagaaattgTACTGAAACGGCTAAGAAATCTTTAAATCTTTGCCACGTCAatttttttgcttcaaatacttataattattttttcgaaatttaagGCACTAATAGTTCGGATATCGaaactttgaaaattaatgtatgaagaagaaaatatgcatTTGCATATAGAGACATGGCTTCTGACTGCAGTGTACCTGTACACGATGTAAACTCGGCAGATCAGTTTAACTGGGAAGTACAACCCTTGGTGGACCGGACCAAGGagttgaagaacaaatttttggGCCTCACCATAGCCCATTGTAGCCGGGACTCAAACAAGCTCGCCGATTGGTTAGCTAAATCTCAGAGGCTAAACAATTTACCGAAGAATTGGGTCACTCACCCTCCTTTTactctttttaatatattatgcTCTGATGCTCTTGATGTAATTTCTCCGTACTCCGTTAACGAATGAATATCATGCgtagtttcgaccaaaaaaaaaaaatagagagacaTGGCTATCCTAGTTGGTACTGCACTCACTCAACTTAGAAAGGCGAAATGAAGAAAGCATTAGTCCCTTCGAGTTAATCAACCCTAGCAATAATAGCTGTGGAAATactgattttctttctctcgaTATTTTACCATGATCTTTTAGAGCATTCGACTAATTTCATTTGATCAAAATCGTCACACTCAAAAATCATTAAGAATGGGGGATAACACAGTTGTCTTTCAACCCAAAACGATGCAGCCTTAAACCATCAAAATTCAATTCCCAAAAATTCTCTTGTTGATTATGGAAGGAATTTGGTGAGCAATTACAACTCGGTGAGTAATACATTTTTTTCTAAGCGGATCAAATATTCACTTTGCACCTTTACAAAATACGTTATCAccattcatcaatttcaaagcTAGAGCATTATATATGTAAAATATCAAAAGTAAACAATATCTATCTGACAAACCTTTTTACGTAAATGATTAAAAACAATATCAATGCAGAATAACAAATCAACTACTAATCGTCTATGCTATTGATTAATCCCATGTAACCACAAGTCGATGGTCTATTTCATCAACTAATCTCAAATCACATGTTAATGGTCTACTTCATTGACCAAACTCGTTCACAAATACCTAGCAGTGATCATGCATAATACCACATGACAATGCGACCAAGATTTTCCTTGACTAGGTCTCTACTTATGTTGCCAGTGGTTCGGcccaaaaaaatattgtaaatTGGTATGTGCATATCCACGAGCCCCCCAAGGGGCTCACACAATATTGAGCATCAAACCAACATTCTCCAATTTTAGGAATCAAATCTataatcaatattgataattGATTTCTCGAAACAAAATGCATGAACTTTCCTGACGTCAAACCATTCACAAATATTAAATTGTAGTAAATGCCTAACCtaaatttaataaaacaaaCATGCTTATATATCATTTTGAAGATATCATTTTACacattcttagaagatatatcaCCATTCATCTGGGAAATTTGAAAACCAATCTACGATGGTTACTCAAGCTAACATActcatatttttattaattgatagAAAAACTACATCAAAATCTAAGTAAAACTCTACTCCAACGAATGACTCAATTAACTATGCTTAATCATCAACATATCAGCTCCTAAATGCTAATGAAGAAGCTCATTTATAGAGAACGTTCATTTTTGTCCATAACGTATATTATCTGATTGCGTAACTCGCATGTAAAATTTTGGAACAAACTATACTTCGAAATGGATTTTCGGCAAACCCCATCATTCTACGACACCGTAAAGCATTATTTCCACAAAAATCGCAGCTTAGTAACTCCTCAACCGAACCTcgcaatttaaaattaatattgttCCAAATTTGTGCCCTAATTTCCGAAATCACTCTAATTAGATGAATAATAGGCTTTAATAATTAATAGGCATTGCGATTCGTAGCTGATTTGGCTAATCGAAACGTCAAAAATGGCTAAGTgcggagatttttttttgtctcctccgttttccctctttcttcacGATCGAGCGCTTCGCTTTTGCTGTCATTGccttcttctctccttttatGCTCACACTCAATTGCACTATTAATtgaggggaaaaggaaaagaataagttGGACTTTGGCTAATAATATAAATGAACTGGATTTTATGGCTCATATGATGTTCCCTTTACATTACAATTGGGTAATAGGCAatgaaagtaccaaaaactCATCCTAAATCTGGGCAAAAGCCACCTCACTCGCAGCCCTGGGCGAGGCTAGGGATGTTAGGATTCACCGcacaatcacaaagaaaaaagatagtaaatgagagaaagagaattCGAGACGCAAGGTTTTATTTTGGTTCACCACTAAACTAGGTTTACGTCTAGCTGAGGATCCTACTATAATTAGCACCTCGCACATCTCTATTGCATCTCTCAATTtacaagagaaaagagaatatatatatatatgggggataagt
The nucleotide sequence above comes from Eucalyptus grandis isolate ANBG69807.140 chromosome 2, ASM1654582v1, whole genome shotgun sequence. Encoded proteins:
- the LOC104419072 gene encoding LOW QUALITY PROTEIN: uncharacterized protein LOC104419072 (The sequence of the model RefSeq protein was modified relative to this genomic sequence to represent the inferred CDS: inserted 1 base in 1 codon); protein product: MGATDGARMRLWGGKETENLWLRAASNHCPTWHIASPSDSLALSPTPSPPRSASSLFLSLSLQNSQAIAEPPPMAVATPSPAASLSGLRRRSPLSSFSRRSAAATSPARKALTIVAMAPKKKVNKYDEGWKKDWYGPGIFFEGSEEVDVDVFKKLEKRKVLSNVEKAGLLSKAEDLGLTLSSIEKLGVFSKAEELGLLSLLERAAAASPSALASASLPILVAALAAVVLIPDDSVGLVAVQAVVAGXLLVGAAGLIVGSVVIGGLQEAD